The sequence below is a genomic window from Draconibacterium halophilum.
CGAAAAAAAGTCAGCCCGAAGCATACTATTCTGATTTAACGATAGGCTTCGCCAAATCTTTGAAGTTTTAAAATTCCTATTTTTCTACCTTTGGTTTGTATAAGTCTTCTTTTTCTTAAGTCTGATATTATTCGTATTGTATTTTCTTCGTTAGCTCCAATGTGCCCGGCGATTTCAAATCGTTTTATCGGAACGTTAATCATATTGTCCTCATCTAAATTAAATCGCTCGCGCAAATCCAGTAAGAGATCAATTATTCGCTGTCTGTTTGATTTTTGAGAAAAACTAATAATGGTGTTTTGAGCAACTCTTAACTCGCGACTGCTTTGTTCCAATAGCATTTTTCTAACCTGAACACTATGGGCGAAAAGTTTAGTAACAATTTTAATAGGTACAAATATCAGACGGGCTTTTTCCATACAGGTTGTAAACTCGGTAGCAGGTATTTGGTTAAGTGCCGAATCGAAGCCAACCATTTCGTTATAGCTGAGTAACTGATAGATTTGTTCTTTATTTTTAGAACCAATTTTGAATTGTTTTAAAACACCGCGTTCGATAAAATAAATACCTTTTAATTTTTGACCGGGCCGGTAAAGGGTTTCTCCAACATTCAGTTCAACCAACTCAAGGTCTTTACTTATTTCTTCCAGCTCATCAAGCGTTAAGTGCTTAAATATATGAATAAACCGAAGGTTTATGGTTTTACTATTTAGTCTGCTTCTTTTCAAAACTACCTCACTATTTATGCACTTAACAATGTAATTAATTTGCTGTTTGATTTATAGACGAAAATGAGAACCAAACACCCTACTACAGAAAATTACAATTGAGATATTTTGTATAGCAGAAGTAATAAGGGGAGGTAATCTTTTAGTTCGGTGCGCAGTGTTTTTAATGCCCGGCTAATCAGTGCTTCCACCCCTTTTACCGAAATATCCATTTTTTCAGCAATTTCAGGATAAGTGAGCTCTTCGAACCGGCTATATTCAAATGCAATTCGGCAGCGCTCCGGTAAATTCGATAATGCTACAATTAATTTTTCCTCGAATTCATGAGCAAGTACCAGATTCTCGGTAGTATTTTCGGCTTCATCATTCAACGATTGCTGTTGATGTGTTTTATTAATTACGTTTACCTTTCGCATGTAATCGATGCATTGGTTACGCACCATAGATGTCAGATAGCTGGGCAGATTTTTTATTGACTCGGCCTGTTCGCGTTTTCCCCACAGTTTTATAAACGATTCCTGAACGATTCCCTGAGCAGTGTCAATATCCTTTACATACACAGTTGCCTGCGCACAAAGTGCTTTGTAATATTTCCTGAAAATATAGTCAAAAGCTCTTTCCTGCCCTTTGGCAAGCTCTGCTAACACGAAGCTGTTATTTTGGATTTCGCTTTCCGGCATTGCTGTTTTCTTACGGCTTTAATATAGCCAATAAAGCCTAATTACATGTTTTACTCACTCTTGCTATTAGTAATTTCAAGTGCCATTTCTGCTGCCTTTTAACGCAACTCATTTAACTTTTCCAAGGCAGGTTTATAATTCATTCCGGCTGCTATCTGCAGATCGTTCATTGCCGATGGCCGATCGTTTGTTTGCATATAAAACAAGGCACGGTTAAAATAGGTTTCCGGATTATTTGCCGCCCTCGAAATGGCTTGCGAATACACCTCAAGTGCTTTGTTACTCTCTTGCAATTCCTGATACACTTTAGCCTTGGCAAAATAGGCCGATAAATCATCCGCATCTAACTGAATCGATGTTTCAAAATCAGCCAATGCTTTTTCGTAATTTTTTGTAATCGCATTAACGACTCCGCGGTTCACATAGGTTACATTACTTTCCGGATTAAGTTCAATCGACCGGTTAAAATCGGCTAAAGCTTTTTCCGGATTTCTTTTATTTCGCCATAACATTCCCCGGTTATTGTAGGCCATAAAATTCATTTTGTCGATGGCGATAGCCCGATTAAAATCTGCCATGGCTTTATCCTCGTTATTTAAAGTAAGACTAGCGTTTCCCCGACTTAACAAATATTCCACTTTTTCAGGTTTCAGCTCAACTGCTTTGTTGAAATGAAGAATTGCCTCATTGGGCTTTTTCAGCAGCATCAGTGCATGTGCTTTACCATGATGTGCATCCGAATTATTCGTATTCAAATCAAGCGCATTATTAAAATACTCCAGCGCTTCCTCATACTTTTTCTCTTTCGATTTTATTTCACCCATACGCAAGGCAAAAGCATCATCTTCCAAAAACTTTGGAACAATTTCAATTTTTGCGTCAGGCGACATATTTATAAACTCCGGAATATTGGCCGCCCTCTTTCCCGAAGCAAAATACTCGAGATAAACAGGTGGCGAGTCATTACCATTTTCATCAATATGGGTAAGCAACAACTGTGTGTATGGTCCGTATTTTTTTGATGAAAAAACCATC
It includes:
- a CDS encoding Crp/Fnr family transcriptional regulator; this encodes MKRSRLNSKTINLRFIHIFKHLTLDELEEISKDLELVELNVGETLYRPGQKLKGIYFIERGVLKQFKIGSKNKEQIYQLLSYNEMVGFDSALNQIPATEFTTCMEKARLIFVPIKIVTKLFAHSVQVRKMLLEQSSRELRVAQNTIISFSQKSNRQRIIDLLLDLRERFNLDEDNMINVPIKRFEIAGHIGANEENTIRIISDLRKRRLIQTKGRKIGILKLQRFGEAYR
- a CDS encoding RNA polymerase sigma-70 factor, whose amino-acid sequence is MLAELAKGQERAFDYIFRKYYKALCAQATVYVKDIDTAQGIVQESFIKLWGKREQAESIKNLPSYLTSMVRNQCIDYMRKVNVINKTHQQQSLNDEAENTTENLVLAHEFEEKLIVALSNLPERCRIAFEYSRFEELTYPEIAEKMDISVKGVEALISRALKTLRTELKDYLPLLLLLYKISQL